CTGGGAAACAGGTATCAACATCATGATGATTTAAAGAATATTATCAGACAAAGGAAGAATCTTGTTGTTAGTGTTAAAACATCGTTATCTGCAAAAGAGATTAGGCAAGAGATGATTAACGCTGACTTTGGTATTGTACCTGCGAGTGGAATTTTATTTGAAATAATTTCTGTAAATACACCGGCTATATCGGGAATGTATATGGCTAATCAGTTTTTAATTTATCGGGGATTTAAAAAAAAGGACGTATTTATTGACGTTTGTAACTTTGATCGGAACAAAATTGCTTCATCAATTAATAGACTTAATGGAATTAAATTAGAACAGATAAGAGAGAATCAAAAGCAGGTAATAGATAATAGGAGCCACATTCGGCTTGCATCGGAATTCAGAAAATTTTAAGCATGAATATTGGTGTAATTACATCCGGTAATTTAGGTTACCAGGTAACTAAAGAGTTACTAAATAATTATACACCTGTTTTTCTGGCAATAGATATTAGGTCTGAATCACTTATAAAGCTTGCGAGAGAATTTGATATTCCGGCTTTTATCGGAAACCCAAGAAATGGTATGTTACTTGCTTTCTTAAATTCATTAGAGATAAAACCGGATATCATATTGTCAATAAATTATCTTTTTTTGTTAGATGAAGAATTAGTAGATAGGCTCCCAGTTTCAATTAATTTCCATGGTAGTTTATTACCAAAATATAGAGGCAGGACACCACATGTTTGGGCTATCATAAATAACGAAAAAAAAACGGGTGTAACTGCTCATTTAATTGATAAGAATTGTGATACTGGTGCGATTGTAAAGCAGCGCGAAATCAATATTCATCCGAGTGAAACCGGAGCAGACATTTTAAAAAAATTTAATGCCATTTATCCTAATTTTGTAAAGGAGGTGATTAAGGATCATATAAATGATCAACTTGAGCCAATTCCTCAGGATCATAGTAAAGCTACTTATTTTGGTAAACGAACTCCTGAAGATGGAGAAATTAACTGGAATTGGCAGAGAGAACGAATTTACAACTGGGTACGTGCCCAAGCGGCTCCTTATCCGGGGGCATATACCTTTATTAATAACAAAAAAGTAATTATTGACAAGGTTGTATTTTCGGATGCAGGATTTTCCAATGAAGATCCAAATGGATTGATACTTGATATTGAATCATTTCCAGTAGTGAAGTGCCCTAATGGAGCAATTCAGATAAATATTATTCGTAATAAAGAAGTTAACAATTGCATAAAAAAAGGAATGGTATTCCAATCATGAAAATTGGCCATTTTGAGATATCGGTCGACAGTAAAACTTTTATTATTGCTGAACTTTCAGCAAATCATAATGGAGACAAAGAAATTGCCCTTAAAACCATTAAAGCAGCAAAGGAGGCAGGTGCGGATGCTATTAAACTTCAAACCTACACTCCTGATACCATTACCATTGATTGCGATAATAAATACTTTCAAATAGAGGGAGGCACACTTTGGGATGGGAAAACCTTGTATGATTTATATGCTGAGGCTTATACTCCCTGGGAATGGCATGAGGAACTTTTTAATGCGGCAAGAAGGGAAGGGTTGATTGTCTTTTCTTCTCCTTTTGATAAGACGGCCGTTGACTTTTTAGAAGAACTGGATACCCCGGCCTATAAAATTGCCTCTTTCGAAATACAAGATATCCCATTAATTGAATATGCTGCTTCAAAAGGTAAGCCAATTATCATGAGTACCGGCATTGCCACAGAAGAAGATATTCAACTTGCCGTGGATACCTGTCGTAAGGCAGGTAACGAAGAGATCATTCTTCTTAAATGTACCTCTTCTTATCCTGCACCAGTAGAGCTGGCAAACCTGAGAACAATGGTCGAGATGAAAAAGCGTTTTGGTGTTGAAGTCGGCCTTTCTGATCACACTCTTGGTAATACGGTTCCTATCGTCGCAACAAGTTTGGGAGCTACAGTCATTGAAAAGCATTTTATTTTAGATAAATCTATTGGTGGTCCTGATGCTGACTTTTCATTGGATCTGGAAGAATTTAGTTCCATGGTAATAGCTGTTAGAGAAGCAGAAAAAGCTCTGGGTGAAGTGACGTACGAACTTTCTGATAAAGTTGAAAAGAATAAAAAGTTTGCACGCTCACTATTTGCTGTTAAGGATATTAAGAAAGGTGAAATTTTTACAGACAAAAATGTAAAAAGTATCCGCCCTGGTTATGGTTTACATCCTAAATATTTAGACAAGATATTGAATAGGCAGTCCAAAGCTTCCATACAGAAAGGGACACCAATTAGCAAAGATGTAATTAAAGACATTATTTAGTTTTCTTAAAATGAAAAAAATGTATGAAGTTCCGGGATTTTACCAAAATAGGCCCGGCAAAGTTATTGAACTGTGTGAATATCTTACAAAGGTAATGAATGAAATACACGGCACGGGATACTCTTTTCGATTCTGGGTAATCCTCCTTGAAGATTATGCATGGTTATGTGTAAACAGGGAACTACAGATGTCTGAACAAATTATACGTTCCAGGCCAGCTATTACACCGATCAATGGATGGGAATTGCCAAACTGGAAGGATAGGTGGCGCGAAAGAGTCCGTCAAATGGCCAAGGCCTTCTACAAGGGGAATTCAATGAACAAGATTAATAACATTTTAGAAGTAAACAAAAATATTTGTGTTGGAATTAGGGGAAAAGAGTTGGAACGATTTGGCCTAGGCACCTACTGTCCGGCATATTATAATATTTCATCATTTATTTTGGATACAGGGCTCAGAAAAAAACTTAAATCTATTGCTGAAAGTGAGGATTCCATATTTAGAAAGAATGTGATCTTGCAGTTACCCAGGTATTATGTTGAAGATTTTAAGAAGAATATTTCAAAAATTAATCTCTTTGAACCTCATAAAAAGATATTCCATGCTGAACATCTTTCGGGTATGATGGATCTAATTATCGCACTCTATTTGGAACATGGGGCAAAATACTACCTTTATCAGTTAGGGTGTAATTTTGGAGAAAAGGTTGGCTCTCCTTCGCCAATTACTTACATCAAAATCGACAAATTACGCACTTTTGGATGGAAAATACATGATAAAGATGAGCCTCATGTTGCTTATAGGCTTGAACAGTTTAGTCGGTGCTATAAAGAGTATAAAACCAATGAGCATTATGATATCTGCATTGTTTATAACCAGGTAAACATAGCCAACAAAAAAAGCTACAAAAAAATTAGTGAACTGTTTTTTAAGAAAATAGAGTATAAGAAATACCCTGATATTATACTTAGACCGCGTGGATACACAAGGAAGATGAATAACAGCGGTCAACTAAGATATCTGAATAAGCCGGAAAGGATCAGCATTGACCGGGGCATGAGGCCAATTCATGAGCTGGTCAAGGCATCCCGAGTGATGGTTCATCTTAATATACCCTCTACAAATTTTTTGGAATGCGTATATGTAAACCATCCGGTTGTTGCCATTTGTAATGTGGATAACCCAACTGAAATTGTGAAACCCTATTACCGCTTTTTTAAAGAAATGCACGTTTTCCATGATAATATGGAATCACTTGTGGAGCACCTTAACAGTGTGGATCTTGGAAGCTGGTGGGAAAAAGTAACCGGCTACCCGATGTATAAGGAATTCAAGCATAAATTTGCCCGCAAAGTTAAGAACTGAAATCTATTAAATAGTTATTCATAATCTATGAAAACTGAACCCGAAACATAGAAAGTATTATGTTTTCAGTTATCATTTTTAATTTTGCATTTTACATATAAAGAGTACAAAGTTTGTATTTCTTTATTTATTCTTTTGTAGATGTTCAAATTTTATTTACAGGTTTTGGGTATAAAATTAAAATCTATTTAATTTATAGATATTTTTAATTCACTTCTTTCTTTTTCCAATTGAGTTTATATTACATTTATATAGAAGAAACATGTTATAAGTACTAGTCCCAAGTGTTAAAATAACGGCTTCATGTTGGGACCGTGTGAAATGTAAAAGTAAGTACGTTAGGAAGTAAGTTATCGAATTTTTATTTCAGAGAGATGAATTTGTTGGAATGTTTGAAATGTTTTCAGTTTTTCTCATTTAATGCGTTATTCAATATTAACTATGGCCTATCATAAAATATTGCAGATAATTTGAAAATTAGTATATGGACGGTGATTTGAAGAAAAAAATACTTATAGTTTCAGCATCATTTTACCCGGATAAATCCCCTAGATCAATACGGACCACTGAATTGGTGAGGGAGTTTGCCCGCCTTGGTCATGAAGTACACCTACTCACTAAAAAAAATGACGAAATACATGTTTCCTTTGAAAAGAAATATGGAGTAACTATCATAAATTTTGGTCCGTTAAAATTTCCTAGAATAAAATTACATGATGATGATCGTTTTTTTTTGCACTATTTGAAAAGAGTACTAAGAAGAGGACTCAATCTCTTTTTTGAATATCCTGAAATTGAGCTAATGTACCGAGTTAAACGAGCTTTAAAATCAGCAACAGGATATGATCTGATAATATCTATTGCAGTACCATATCCCATTCATTGGGGCGTAGCTTGGTCACGAGACGAGAATAATCTAATTGCTAAAACTTGGGTAGCTGATTGTGGGGATCCTTATTTTGGTCATGAAAATGATTCTTTTAAGGTTCCATTTTATTTTTCTTTTATCGAAAAATGGTTTTGCCGAAAGACGGATTATTTATCTATTCCATTTGAAGGGGCAAAAGCCGCTTATTTTAAAGAATTTCATCATAAAATAAGAATTATACCTCAGGGTTTGTCATTTCCTGTTAAAACGGATAATAATAGTTATGTTAAAAATAATGTCATCACATTTGCTTATTTTGGTAATATTGAGAGTTATCAACATTACGCCTTGCCCTTTCTTGAAAAGCTGAATTCCATTAGACAGTCATTTCGATTTATTGTTTATACACGAAGGGAAGATTTTTTTAAAAGTAATTTAGATGATCGTACTTTAAAAAAATGCACGCTTAGAGACTATGTGGATAGGGATGTGCTGCTCGATAAATTGCAATGCGTGGATTTTTTAGTTCACTTTCCATATAAGAAGGGTACTCAAAAGTCCTTGAAGCTGGTTGACTATTCTTTCTTGGGTAAACCAATTCTGGAATATAAAAATGATCCGTATAGTGAGCAGGCACTGATGGAATTTCTGAATTTTAATTTTGAGAAAAGAAGAGAATTCGAAGATTACACTTCATTTGATATTAATAATGTGTGTAAGCAGTTTTTAGAATTGATCCATGCTTGAAAGAAATTACACAGTGTTAATCAAATATTCATTTCATTTTTTAAATTCAGTGTGAATACCAGCAGATTGAATATTAAGTCAATTAAACAGATATGTATTTAATTTCACTTCTAATCATGATACACGCTCTATTAAATTTCAGTTTTTATTTTTAAAAAAATCATGGTTGATGAAACTGATAAAAAAGGATATTACGCAGGTATTCTTTTCTTGATTTGGCCTTTACTTTCTCTAATAACTGCATTTAAAAATTACAAAAGTAGCTGGGGAAAAAATATTCTATGGGCTTTTGTAGCCTTTTATGGACTTTCATTTGCAATAGGAGCAGGTAACTCTAATAGTGATTTTACTCGTTACATTGCAAATATTGAATATTTACATAGTGTTAATCTGACGCTAGAAGGAGCATGGAATTATTATCTTCAGAGTGGGGAAATTGATTTTGTAAGGATAATAATTGATCTGATTATATCCAGGTTTACCGATAGCCAGCCTTTAATCACTTTGGTATTTGCAACTATCTATGGTTATTTCTTTTCCAGAAATATGTGGTTTGTACTTGAGCGTTTAGAAGGAAAGCTACAATTGATTACTATCTTGTTATATATTTGCTTTTTTCTGGTAATACCAATTTGGAATATGAACGGATGGAGAATGTTTACAGCTGCTCATATTTTTATTTATGGATTATTGCTCTATTTATACGAAGATAATAAGAAAGGGATTTTAATTTCGACATCAACAATTATCGTACATTTTTCTTTTATAGTACCGGTTGGTGTTCTTTTGTGTTATTTAATATTTGGAACCAGGCTGGTAGTATACTTTTGTTTTTTTGTTGGCACTTTCTTTTTGTCAGAAATTAATATTGAGGTATTTAATAGTGCCATAGAAAACTACGCACCTGAAATTATTCAAGAGCGTACCGCTAGTTATAGATCTGAGTCTTTGGTTGAATCGTATCGTGCCGCCGGCAATGATAACCGTAATTGGTATGCAATATGGTATGGTAAGTTCTTGAAATGGTCTGTTATGGGTTTTCTGGTTGTACTTTTTTTTAAGGGTCGAAAGCTTATATCCGAATATAAAAGTTGGTTAAGTTTGGCGTCATTTACCTTTTTGTATTATGGTGTTGCTAATTTGTTCAGTTCGATACCTTCTGGGGGTAGATATACTTCTATCGCAAATATACTTGCCTTAGCTTTGATCATATTTTATATCCAAAATAGGGAGCAAGAGAGGGTAATGAAACGTTTTATTATTTTAGCATTTCCTGCACTGCTTCTTTATGCACTTGTTCAATTTAGAATTGGGCTCTATTCAATTAGTGCCACATCAGTTTTGGGTAATCCTTTAGTTTCATTATTTACAGCGGGAAAGAATATATCTCTAGAAGATTTTATAAGATTATTTATATAAAAATATAGATTGCATGTTAACTAGTTTGAGAAATATTCTAAGCCGTAATTTTATAAATATTCCTGGATGGAAAACAGATAGAAAAATTGTGGTTATTCAAAGCGATGATTGGGGAAGTATTAGAACAGCAGAAAGTACATTTAATGACCTTTTGGAAGAAGGATATCCGTTGGATCAGTGTGTATACAACTCAAAGGATGCTTTG
This region of Halalkalibaculum roseum genomic DNA includes:
- a CDS encoding methionyl-tRNA formyltransferase, translated to MNIGVITSGNLGYQVTKELLNNYTPVFLAIDIRSESLIKLAREFDIPAFIGNPRNGMLLAFLNSLEIKPDIILSINYLFLLDEELVDRLPVSINFHGSLLPKYRGRTPHVWAIINNEKKTGVTAHLIDKNCDTGAIVKQREINIHPSETGADILKKFNAIYPNFVKEVIKDHINDQLEPIPQDHSKATYFGKRTPEDGEINWNWQRERIYNWVRAQAAPYPGAYTFINNKKVIIDKVVFSDAGFSNEDPNGLILDIESFPVVKCPNGAIQINIIRNKEVNNCIKKGMVFQS
- the pseI gene encoding pseudaminic acid synthase, with product MKIGHFEISVDSKTFIIAELSANHNGDKEIALKTIKAAKEAGADAIKLQTYTPDTITIDCDNKYFQIEGGTLWDGKTLYDLYAEAYTPWEWHEELFNAARREGLIVFSSPFDKTAVDFLEELDTPAYKIASFEIQDIPLIEYAASKGKPIIMSTGIATEEDIQLAVDTCRKAGNEEIILLKCTSSYPAPVELANLRTMVEMKKRFGVEVGLSDHTLGNTVPIVATSLGATVIEKHFILDKSIGGPDADFSLDLEEFSSMVIAVREAEKALGEVTYELSDKVEKNKKFARSLFAVKDIKKGEIFTDKNVKSIRPGYGLHPKYLDKILNRQSKASIQKGTPISKDVIKDII
- a CDS encoding glycosyltransferase, which codes for MDGDLKKKILIVSASFYPDKSPRSIRTTELVREFARLGHEVHLLTKKNDEIHVSFEKKYGVTIINFGPLKFPRIKLHDDDRFFLHYLKRVLRRGLNLFFEYPEIELMYRVKRALKSATGYDLIISIAVPYPIHWGVAWSRDENNLIAKTWVADCGDPYFGHENDSFKVPFYFSFIEKWFCRKTDYLSIPFEGAKAAYFKEFHHKIRIIPQGLSFPVKTDNNSYVKNNVITFAYFGNIESYQHYALPFLEKLNSIRQSFRFIVYTRREDFFKSNLDDRTLKKCTLRDYVDRDVLLDKLQCVDFLVHFPYKKGTQKSLKLVDYSFLGKPILEYKNDPYSEQALMEFLNFNFEKRREFEDYTSFDINNVCKQFLELIHA
- a CDS encoding EpsG family protein, whose translation is MVDETDKKGYYAGILFLIWPLLSLITAFKNYKSSWGKNILWAFVAFYGLSFAIGAGNSNSDFTRYIANIEYLHSVNLTLEGAWNYYLQSGEIDFVRIIIDLIISRFTDSQPLITLVFATIYGYFFSRNMWFVLERLEGKLQLITILLYICFFLVIPIWNMNGWRMFTAAHIFIYGLLLYLYEDNKKGILISTSTIIVHFSFIVPVGVLLCYLIFGTRLVVYFCFFVGTFFLSEINIEVFNSAIENYAPEIIQERTASYRSESLVESYRAAGNDNRNWYAIWYGKFLKWSVMGFLVVLFFKGRKLISEYKSWLSLASFTFLYYGVANLFSSIPSGGRYTSIANILALALIIFYIQNREQERVMKRFIILAFPALLLYALVQFRIGLYSISATSVLGNPLVSLFTAGKNISLEDFIRLFI